One Planktothrix serta PCC 8927 DNA segment encodes these proteins:
- a CDS encoding DUF3285 domain-containing protein, with protein sequence MNTPSSPDLQPQVKPNEPPPSYVKLAMRNMVRKGGKSLFHLGLTTMGLLGFLIGMAYLTR encoded by the coding sequence ATGAATACCCCATCTTCCCCTGACCTCCAACCCCAAGTTAAACCCAACGAACCCCCACCCAGCTATGTTAAATTAGCGATGCGAAATATGGTTCGCAAAGGGGGAAAATCCCTATTTCATTTGGGATTAACCACAATGGGTTTGTTAGGATTTCTAATTGGAATGGCTTACCTAACTCGCTAA
- the apcA gene encoding allophycocyanin subunit alpha encodes MSIVTKSIVNADAEARYLSPGELDRIKAFVTSGERRVRIAETLTGARERIIKEAGSQLFQKRPDVVSPGGNAYGQEMTATCLRDLDYYLRLVTYGIVAGDVTPIEEIGIVGAKEMYRSLGTPVEAVVEGIRATKNVAAGLLSGEDAAEASAYFDYVIGAMS; translated from the coding sequence ATGAGTATCGTCACAAAATCCATCGTTAATGCCGACGCCGAAGCGCGTTACCTCAGCCCCGGTGAATTAGACCGGATTAAAGCCTTTGTTACCTCTGGTGAGCGTCGCGTTCGCATTGCCGAAACGCTGACAGGAGCCCGTGAGCGCATCATCAAAGAAGCTGGAAGCCAATTGTTCCAGAAGCGTCCTGATGTGGTCTCCCCTGGTGGCAATGCTTATGGCCAAGAAATGACCGCTACCTGCTTACGCGACCTCGACTACTATCTACGTCTGGTCACCTATGGAATCGTTGCGGGTGATGTCACCCCCATCGAAGAAATCGGGATCGTTGGTGCTAAAGAAATGTACAGATCTCTAGGTACCCCCGTTGAAGCCGTTGTCGAAGGAATTCGTGCTACGAAGAACGTTGCTGCTGGTCTGCTATCTGGTGAAGATGCAGCCGAAGCCTCAGCTTACTTCGACTATGTGATCGGTGCAATGTCATAG
- a CDS encoding phycobilisome linker polypeptide yields the protein MRMFKVTACVPSQTRIRTQRELQNTYFTKLVPYDNWFKEQQRIMKMGGKIVKVELATGKPGTNTGLL from the coding sequence ATGCGGATGTTTAAAGTAACAGCTTGTGTCCCAAGCCAAACCCGGATTCGTACCCAACGGGAATTACAAAATACTTACTTTACAAAGTTAGTTCCCTATGACAATTGGTTCAAAGAACAACAACGGATCATGAAAATGGGCGGTAAAATTGTCAAAGTGGAACTGGCAACTGGCAAGCCAGGAACTAATACAGGATTACTGTAG
- a CDS encoding WD40 domain-containing protein, which produces MIKSYYQVGGSLATYIPSYVERRADKELYEALRKGEFCYILNCRQVGKSSLLVRTTHRLQEQGFLCATVDLTVIGSETVTPEQWYKGIVAELCRYFNLFGQFNLKAWWLDNAELSLVQRLGYFIEDILLESFPERNIIILIDEIDSVLSLKFEVDDLFALIRSFYNKRSIDLKYYRITWAICGVATPSDLIQDRNRTPFNIGRAIHLSGFTFDEAQPLALGLNDQCENGTAILNEILTWTAGQPFLTHKFCQLIFQLITLNPHSKLTILPGNEAFIVESIVGQYLIENWERQDEPEHLRTIRDRLLRNEHKAGKLLGIYQQILKGIEVTVDDSREKIELILSGLVIQDHQSLKVKNRIYQEVFNLKWVEKEFNKLRPYWQMLEDWVASEQTDQSRLLRGKALKDAQKWAQDKSLSYLDYQFLSASEAIDRQEVQQALEAQRLKEVEKNAKRQQLFLVALIVAFITVTGLGLTNFWQYRKVVISERKARISEIQALASSSEGLFASNRRLDALIEALRARKKLLLLGQVDPETQTQVELALQQGILGADEYNRLSKPWAGTRGITFSPDGELMIVAGQDNAVNLWTKTGRLLKSLKGHQALLGGVAISRDGQLIASGSGDRTVKLWTRDGTLLHTLRGHQAVVQNVEISPNGEWIASGSEDGKVKLWGRDGTLIRTLITGNGINYAQAFTADSQKILASREDGKLMIWQVDGQLLTTVPGHNAVILGIAINPQGNTIATASADGTLKLWEFSGDIPVLLATLKQHKGMVMNVAFSPDNQQLASVSDDKTVKLWQRVGPIWNHPQLRSTFAGHQGMIMDVEFSPDGQTLASTSSDNTVKLWKLENPLLKSLKAHQTGVFSVAFSPDSQILASASLDRTVKFWDMSQGIQSLLPLRILKTNHAFMGVTFSPDGKRLALASINGMLQLWTRDGKLLSTVQGHQGALRKSQFSPDGSRLVTASGDGTVGLWNVEGKTPVLLRQFKGHQAGLWVANFSPDGQEIASCSGDGTVKLWTKDGQLLRTIKASQMLVRSIGYSPKSQLLASASDDKTVKLWKLNGTLVNTLKGHNEPVRAVAFSPDGQLLASGSGDGIVKLWQRDGTLLTTLKAHTGGIWELAFSPDGQKLASASEDSTVVLWNLQQVRSLDHLIVHGCNWVRDYLQTNGDLEESDRHLCDDVIDGNRDQGRQGR; this is translated from the coding sequence ATGATTAAATCCTATTATCAAGTCGGAGGGAGTCTTGCCACTTATATACCGAGTTATGTTGAAAGAAGGGCAGATAAAGAATTATATGAAGCTTTAAGAAAGGGAGAATTTTGTTATATTCTTAATTGTCGGCAGGTGGGGAAGTCTTCCCTTTTAGTGCGAACAACTCATCGACTGCAAGAGCAAGGTTTTCTGTGTGCGACAGTTGATTTAACGGTGATTGGGAGTGAAACGGTTACTCCCGAACAGTGGTATAAAGGAATTGTTGCCGAGTTATGTAGATATTTTAATTTATTTGGACAATTCAATTTAAAAGCTTGGTGGTTGGACAATGCAGAATTATCTTTAGTTCAAAGACTGGGATATTTTATTGAAGATATTTTATTAGAATCTTTTCCTGAGCGAAATATTATTATTTTAATTGATGAAATTGATAGTGTTTTAAGTTTAAAATTTGAAGTTGATGATTTGTTTGCCCTGATTCGATCCTTTTATAATAAAAGATCAATTGATTTAAAATATTATCGAATTACTTGGGCAATTTGTGGAGTAGCTACACCGAGCGATTTAATTCAAGATCGAAATCGAACCCCGTTTAATATTGGGAGAGCGATTCATCTTTCCGGCTTTACCTTTGATGAAGCTCAACCTTTAGCATTAGGATTAAATGATCAGTGTGAGAATGGAACAGCAATTTTAAACGAAATTTTAACTTGGACAGCAGGGCAACCTTTTTTAACCCATAAATTTTGTCAATTAATCTTTCAATTAATTACACTAAATCCCCATTCTAAGTTAACAATTTTACCTGGAAATGAAGCATTTATAGTTGAGTCTATTGTGGGACAATATCTAATCGAAAATTGGGAAAGACAGGATGAACCCGAACATTTAAGAACCATCCGCGATCGCCTGCTCAGAAACGAACATAAAGCCGGAAAACTCCTCGGTATCTATCAGCAAATTTTAAAAGGAATAGAAGTAACCGTTGATGATAGCCGAGAAAAAATTGAACTGATCTTATCAGGTTTAGTGATTCAAGATCATCAATCTCTAAAAGTCAAAAATCGGATCTATCAAGAAGTTTTTAATCTGAAATGGGTAGAAAAAGAATTCAATAAACTTCGTCCTTACTGGCAAATGTTAGAAGATTGGGTAGCCTCGGAGCAAACAGATCAATCTCGTTTATTACGAGGAAAAGCCTTAAAAGATGCTCAAAAGTGGGCACAAGACAAAAGTTTAAGTTATTTAGATTATCAATTTTTAAGCGCGAGTGAGGCCATAGACCGACAAGAAGTTCAACAAGCTTTAGAAGCCCAACGACTCAAAGAAGTGGAAAAAAATGCCAAGAGACAACAATTGTTTTTGGTGGCGTTAATTGTGGCGTTTATTACCGTCACGGGTTTGGGATTAACGAATTTTTGGCAATATCGAAAAGTGGTTATTAGTGAACGAAAAGCTCGAATTAGTGAAATTCAAGCCTTAGCCTCCTCTTCCGAAGGGTTATTTGCCTCTAATCGTCGCTTAGATGCCTTAATTGAAGCATTACGCGCTCGAAAAAAACTATTGTTGTTAGGTCAAGTTGATCCTGAAACTCAAACCCAGGTGGAATTAGCCCTTCAGCAAGGGATTTTAGGAGCCGATGAATATAACCGCTTGTCCAAACCTTGGGCTGGAACTCGTGGAATTACGTTTAGCCCCGATGGAGAACTGATGATCGTCGCTGGTCAGGATAATGCCGTTAATCTGTGGACAAAAACAGGCCGACTGTTGAAAAGCCTGAAAGGGCATCAGGCACTATTGGGGGGTGTGGCCATCAGTCGAGACGGTCAACTGATCGCTTCCGGTTCTGGCGATCGCACGGTTAAACTCTGGACACGGGATGGGACTTTACTCCATACCTTAAGGGGTCATCAGGCGGTGGTTCAAAATGTAGAGATTAGTCCCAATGGGGAATGGATTGCTTCTGGGAGTGAAGATGGGAAAGTAAAACTCTGGGGACGAGATGGAACCCTGATCAGAACCTTGATCACGGGGAACGGGATTAATTATGCACAGGCGTTTACCGCAGATAGTCAAAAAATTCTGGCGAGTCGAGAAGATGGGAAACTGATGATTTGGCAGGTTGACGGTCAACTCTTAACCACTGTTCCGGGTCATAATGCTGTAATTCTCGGTATAGCGATTAATCCCCAAGGTAATACCATTGCCACAGCCTCGGCGGATGGAACCCTGAAATTGTGGGAATTTTCGGGAGATATCCCTGTTCTACTGGCGACTTTGAAACAACACAAAGGCATGGTCATGAATGTGGCTTTCAGTCCCGATAACCAGCAACTAGCCTCCGTATCCGATGACAAAACCGTTAAACTCTGGCAACGAGTGGGGCCAATCTGGAACCATCCCCAACTCCGCAGTACCTTTGCTGGACACCAGGGGATGATCATGGATGTAGAGTTTAGTCCTGATGGTCAAACCCTGGCTTCTACCTCTTCGGACAATACAGTCAAACTCTGGAAATTAGAGAACCCCTTACTTAAATCTTTAAAAGCCCATCAAACTGGAGTGTTTAGCGTTGCCTTTAGTCCCGATAGTCAAATTTTGGCTTCCGCTAGTCTGGATAGAACAGTCAAATTCTGGGACATGAGCCAGGGGATACAGTCGTTACTGCCTCTACGCATCTTAAAAACCAATCACGCCTTTATGGGAGTCACTTTTAGTCCCGATGGCAAACGGTTAGCTCTTGCCAGTATCAATGGAATGCTGCAATTGTGGACAAGGGATGGGAAATTGCTATCAACCGTCCAAGGACATCAAGGGGCACTGAGAAAAAGCCAGTTTAGTCCCGATGGTAGCCGACTGGTCACCGCCAGTGGAGATGGAACCGTTGGACTCTGGAACGTTGAGGGGAAAACTCCGGTTTTACTCCGGCAATTCAAGGGACATCAAGCGGGTCTGTGGGTCGCTAATTTTAGTCCCGATGGTCAGGAGATCGCCTCCTGTAGTGGAGATGGCACGGTGAAACTTTGGACAAAAGACGGTCAGTTGTTGAGAACGATTAAAGCCAGTCAAATGCTGGTTCGGTCAATCGGGTATAGTCCAAAGTCCCAACTTTTAGCCAGTGCCAGTGATGATAAGACGGTGAAACTCTGGAAACTTAATGGCACTTTAGTCAATACTTTAAAAGGACATAATGAGCCTGTGAGGGCGGTAGCCTTTAGTCCTGATGGACAACTCCTTGCCTCTGGAAGTGGGGATGGCATCGTTAAACTGTGGCAACGAGACGGAACCTTATTAACAACCCTGAAAGCCCACACTGGAGGAATTTGGGAACTCGCCTTTAGTCCTGACGGCCAGAAACTGGCTTCTGCGAGTGAGGATAGTACCGTTGTTCTGTGGAATCTTCAGCAAGTGCGATCGCTGGATCATTTGATTGTTCATGGATGTAACTGGGTAAGGGATTATTTACAGACCAATGGGGACTTAGAAGAGAGCGACAGACATTTGTGCGACGATGTGATAGACGGGAATAGGGATCAGGGGAGGCAGGGGAGGTAG
- the apcB gene encoding allophycocyanin subunit beta, translating into MQDAITSVINSSDVQGKYLDASALGKLKAYFATGELRVRAAGTISASAATIVKEAVAKSLLYSDVTRPGGNMYTTRRYAACIRDLDYYLRYATYAMLAGDPSILDERVLNGLKETYNSLGVPIGSTVQAIQAMKEVTASLVGADAGKEMGIYFDYISSGLS; encoded by the coding sequence ATGCAAGACGCCATTACCTCCGTAATTAATTCTTCTGACGTTCAAGGTAAGTACCTGGATGCCAGTGCTCTGGGCAAATTAAAAGCCTACTTCGCCACTGGCGAACTGCGGGTTCGTGCTGCTGGCACCATCAGTGCTAGCGCAGCCACCATCGTCAAAGAAGCAGTAGCCAAATCTCTGCTGTACTCTGACGTCACCCGTCCTGGTGGAAATATGTACACCACCCGTCGCTATGCTGCTTGCATCCGCGACTTAGACTACTACCTCCGTTATGCCACTTACGCTATGTTAGCTGGCGATCCTTCCATTCTCGATGAGCGCGTTCTCAACGGTTTGAAAGAAACCTATAACTCTCTGGGCGTTCCCATCGGTTCTACCGTTCAAGCCATCCAAGCCATGAAAGAAGTGACCGCTAGTTTAGTGGGCGCTGATGCTGGCAAAGAGATGGGCATTTACTTTGACTATATCTCCTCTGGCTTAAGCTAA
- a CDS encoding type I glyceraldehyde-3-phosphate dehydrogenase, whose translation MIKVAINGFGRIGRNVLRCWLTRQNSNLEFVGINDTSDPSTNAHLLKYDSMLGTLKGVDIKADENSIIVNGKTIKCVSDRNPLNLPWKEWGVDLIIESTGVFITEEGASKHITAGAKKVLITAPGKGEGVDTFVMGVNDQDYNHDQHRILSNASCTTNCLAPFAKVLHEKFGIIKGTMTTTHSYTGDQRLLDASHRDVRRARAAAVNIVPTSTGAAKAVALVIPELKGKLNGIAFRVPTPNVSIVDLVVQIEKQTFVEEVNLALKEAANGPMKGVLEYSDLPLVSSDYKGHDASSIVDASLTMVMGGDMVKVVAWYDNEWGYSQRVVDLAELVAKNWKA comes from the coding sequence GTGATTAAAGTCGCAATTAACGGTTTTGGACGGATTGGACGTAACGTTTTACGCTGCTGGTTAACTCGGCAAAATAGCAATTTAGAGTTCGTGGGAATCAATGATACTTCTGATCCCAGTACCAATGCTCATTTGCTGAAATATGATTCCATGCTGGGTACACTCAAAGGCGTTGACATCAAAGCCGATGAGAATTCCATTATCGTCAATGGCAAAACCATTAAATGTGTTTCTGATCGTAACCCATTAAATTTGCCTTGGAAAGAATGGGGTGTGGATTTAATTATTGAATCCACTGGGGTATTTATCACAGAGGAAGGAGCTTCTAAGCATATTACCGCCGGAGCCAAAAAAGTTCTAATCACGGCTCCTGGGAAAGGAGAAGGTGTCGATACCTTTGTTATGGGAGTCAATGACCAGGACTACAATCACGATCAACACCGGATTCTGAGTAACGCCAGTTGCACCACCAACTGTTTAGCTCCCTTTGCTAAAGTGTTGCATGAAAAATTCGGTATTATTAAAGGAACAATGACCACGACCCACAGCTACACCGGAGATCAGCGTCTGTTAGATGCTAGTCACCGGGATGTGCGTCGGGCCAGAGCCGCTGCGGTGAATATTGTTCCTACTTCTACGGGTGCTGCGAAAGCTGTTGCTTTAGTAATTCCTGAACTGAAAGGGAAACTCAACGGGATCGCCTTCCGGGTTCCTACCCCTAACGTTTCTATCGTGGACTTAGTGGTGCAGATAGAAAAACAAACCTTCGTCGAAGAAGTTAACTTAGCACTGAAAGAAGCTGCAAACGGCCCCATGAAGGGAGTTCTGGAATACAGCGATCTGCCTTTAGTGTCTTCGGACTACAAGGGACACGATGCTTCTTCTATTGTGGATGCCAGCTTAACAATGGTTATGGGTGGCGACATGGTGAAAGTGGTGGCTTGGTATGACAACGAATGGGGTTATAGCCAACGGGTCGTTGACTTGGCCGAATTAGTCGCTAAAAATTGGAAAGCGTAG
- a CDS encoding thylakoid membrane photosystem I accumulation factor, whose protein sequence is MLTSVFFFTAIPSALAGLDDDHFDGNIFALYAGNGSLVPPRVTLTESMNQGRPSLLVFFLDDSKDCKKYVTTVSELQRFYGKVADFIPVNVDTLFPDAQNSPQQPGYYYKGYVPQTVLIDQSGKVILDQKGQVAFETIDDVFRQVFDLLPRSESVALRRRSFNEFNTELVKTQN, encoded by the coding sequence GTGCTGACCAGTGTATTCTTTTTTACCGCTATACCCTCAGCATTAGCGGGGCTGGATGATGATCACTTTGATGGTAATATTTTTGCGCTCTATGCCGGGAATGGTTCTTTGGTTCCCCCCAGAGTCACCTTAACAGAATCCATGAACCAAGGTAGACCCTCATTATTAGTCTTTTTCTTGGACGATAGCAAAGATTGTAAAAAATATGTCACAACAGTATCTGAACTTCAGCGTTTTTACGGAAAGGTGGCTGACTTTATTCCGGTCAATGTTGATACCCTATTCCCCGATGCTCAAAATTCACCCCAGCAACCGGGTTATTATTACAAAGGCTATGTTCCCCAAACCGTATTAATTGACCAGTCGGGGAAAGTGATTTTGGATCAAAAAGGACAAGTTGCCTTTGAAACCATTGATGATGTGTTTCGCCAAGTCTTTGATTTACTGCCGCGTTCCGAATCCGTTGCCCTGCGGCGTCGTTCTTTCAACGAATTTAACACGGAGTTAGTCAAAACCCAAAATTAA